ATCGTCTCCCTCGGGTCCACCCCGTACCGCGCGGTGATCCGCATCCCCTTGGCGGTGGTCGCAACGGCTTCCCAGATGTCGCCCAAATATTCCTTCAAGCCCATCCCGTTATCCGAAGAGCGACGCGATCATCGCGGGAATCCCCTTGCCGCGGAAGAGCAGCAGCCAGAGGGAGACGCCCAGCAGGTTGAAAAACGTGAGCGGAACGAGGTACTTCCACGCCATGCGCATGAGCTGGTCCACGCGCAGCCGGGGCAGGGTCCACCGGACCCACATCATGAGCAGGACGAGTCCCAGCGTCTTCCCGAGGAACACGCCCAGGGAGAACAGGTTGCCCCAGGAGGCGGGGAGCGCTTCCACGGAAAGAAACGGGACGTGCCACCCGCCGAGGAAGCAGGCGGTCGCCAGCGCGGACACGACGAACATGTCGCCGTATTCGGCGAGGAAAAAGAAGGCGAACCGGATCCCCGAGTACTCCACATGGTACCCGGACACGAGTTCCGATTCGGCCTCCGGGATGTCGAAGGGGGTCCGGTTGGTCTCCGCCAGCGCCGCGGTGTAATACAGGAAAAAGGAAGCGAAGGTGAACGGGTTGTGGAACAGGTTCCACCCGAAGATGCCGAGAAAACCTGCCTGGGACCGGACGATGTCCTGGAGGGAGAGGGAGCCGGCGATGAGGACCGCGGGAAGGATCGCCATCCCCACCGGGACCTCGTACGAGACGATCTGCGCCGCCGCGCGCATCCCCCCCAGGAGGGCCCACTTGTTGTTGGAGGACCACCCCGCGAGCATCACCCCCACCACCACGAGGGAACTGATGGCCATCACGTAATAGACTCCGATGTTCAGGTCGGAGGCGATCAGCCCCACGCCGAAGGGGATGACCACGAAGGCGGCGAAGGAGCCGATGAACACGAGGTAGGGCGCCAGGGCGAAGAGGAAGCGGTCGGCCTGGGCCGGGATGATGTCCTCCTTGAGGAGGAGCTTGATCCCGTCGGCCAGGAACTGGAGGAGCCCCACGGGGCCGACCCGGTTCGGCCCGATGCGCGCCTGGATGTCGCCGGCCACCTTCCGCTCCACGTAGGTCGCCAGGCCCGCGTACAGCAGGGCGAACGTGAGGACGACCGCCGCGACCACCACCATCAACAGGAGGGTCAGCGTCCACAGCGGGACTCCCGAGAGCGCCGGCACGGCGTGGACCAGGGATATCGCGAGCGATTCCATCATGGCGCTACCGGTCGATCTCCGGGAGAATGATGTCGAAGCTGCCGATGACCGCCACGATGTCGGCGATCATCAGTCCCTTGGTGACCTTCTCGAAGATGTTCATCGTCACGAAGGAGGGGGCGCGGATCTTCAGCCGGTACGGATTCACCGTCCCGTCGCTGATCAGGTAGATCCCCGTCTCCCCGCGCGGGTTCTCGGCGCGGAAGTAGACCTCTCCGGCGGGCGGCTTGAACACCCGGGGGACCTTGGCCATCACCGGGCCGTCGGGGGTCTGCGCGATCGCCTGGCGCAGGATCTTCACGCTTTCCCTCATCTCGTTGATCCGGACCATGTACCGGTCGAAGCAGTCCCCCACCGTCCCCCGCTCCCCGGTTCCGACGCAGACGTCGAAGTCGAGCTTCGGGTAGACCGAATACGGCTCGTTCCTCCGCAGGTCGAAGGAAACCCCGGAGCCCCGCAGGTTCGGCCCCGTGAGCCCGTAGGCGACGGCCTCTCCGCCGGAAATGGCCGCGACGTTGGCGAGCCGGTGGACGAAGATCTTGTTGTAGGAGATCAGGTTGTTGTATTCGGGGATCTTCGGCTCGAAGTAGTCGAGGAACTCCTTCGTCTTCTCGAGAAACCGGTCCGGCAGGTCGGCCGAGACGCCGCCGATGCGGACGTAATTGTACGTCAGCCGGTTCCCGCAGATGTCCTCGAACAGGTCGTTGACCCTCTCCCGCTCGCGGATGGCGTAAAGAAACGGGGTGAAGGCCCCCATGTCGGCGGTGAACGACCCGAAGGCGATCAGGTGGGAGGAGATCCGGTTCAGCTCGCACACGATCA
The Candidatus Deferrimicrobiaceae bacterium genome window above contains:
- a CDS encoding NADH-quinone oxidoreductase subunit D, translating into MKAHAEALPTQEMLINMGPQHPSTHGVLRVILRTDGEVVVNAKPDVGYLHRALEKIGERVTYAQFMPFTDRLDYLASMNCNAAWAWTVEKLAGIEVPERAEYIRVIVCELNRISSHLIAFGSFTADMGAFTPFLYAIRERERVNDLFEDICGNRLTYNYVRIGGVSADLPDRFLEKTKEFLDYFEPKIPEYNNLISYNKIFVHRLANVAAISGGEAVAYGLTGPNLRGSGVSFDLRRNEPYSVYPKLDFDVCVGTGERGTVGDCFDRYMVRINEMRESVKILRQAIAQTPDGPVMAKVPRVFKPPAGEVYFRAENPRGETGIYLISDGTVNPYRLKIRAPSFVTMNIFEKVTKGLMIADIVAVIGSFDIILPEIDR
- the nuoH gene encoding NADH-quinone oxidoreductase subunit NuoH; translated protein: MMESLAISLVHAVPALSGVPLWTLTLLLMVVVAAVVLTFALLYAGLATYVERKVAGDIQARIGPNRVGPVGLLQFLADGIKLLLKEDIIPAQADRFLFALAPYLVFIGSFAAFVVIPFGVGLIASDLNIGVYYVMAISSLVVVGVMLAGWSSNNKWALLGGMRAAAQIVSYEVPVGMAILPAVLIAGSLSLQDIVRSQAGFLGIFGWNLFHNPFTFASFFLYYTAALAETNRTPFDIPEAESELVSGYHVEYSGIRFAFFFLAEYGDMFVVSALATACFLGGWHVPFLSVEALPASWGNLFSLGVFLGKTLGLVLLMMWVRWTLPRLRVDQLMRMAWKYLVPLTFFNLLGVSLWLLLFRGKGIPAMIASLFG